The genomic window CTTCCGAAGCAATTCTGTTCGCTCTGTTCTCGGGCTTCCTGCCCGAACCGTACGGTCTACCGCCCCAAGGACGATCAGCCCGGCCAATCTGCTGCCTTCTCCCCAAATTCTGCCGACGAGACCTCCCCTCTCAGACATTGCCGAGATCAACAAGCCAAGCCGATCGAGTGGGATCTGGCTGGCAGCCTCCACTTCAGCCAGCTGAACGATCATCTCCGCAACGTCTTGCATAGCTCCTGGGGAGAGATGAACCTTCGCGACAAAATCCCTAATATTGCTGCCCGGTAAGTGGACGATATAGTCAGCAAGGAGGAGTGTCCATATTTGCATTTGCCTAAAGGACCACGATTCGGATGCGCGCTCTCTACTGAGCAATGGGTGACTCACGAGTTTGTCGATTGTTCCTTTCATCAAGGCGCTGCTGAGCGCCGGCTTGACGTAGGAAAGAATCAGCGAGAGTAGTTCTGTAGTGGGCTCGATCCCCAAGGCGATTTCGCAAGCGAATTGACGGAGCACCTCTAATTGCTCTTTTGCGGTAAAGGGCAGATCCTGTCGGACCTCCTCTCGCTGACACAATGCTTCCAAGAGCCATAACATCGCGCGTGCGGAGTCGTATCCTGGATGGGGGCTACTACCTCCGTGCATCGCTAGATCGGCGATGAGACTCAAGACAAAGCCACGGCCAATCAGGTCGTTGTCACTCTGCCGCAAAACGTCGTATATCTGTAACGCCTTTTCGCACTGGGTTTCTTCGGCGATCCGTTGGTCGAAGTAGTTTTTCGCGTTTTCTCGATTGAAAGGGAGAATGGAGAAAACAAATGCGCCACGTTCTCGGACGAAATCCTCGACCTCGGCTAGGGGAAGATTTGAGTGCCAGAACGAAGTTCTAGATGTAATCACAATGCGGGTTCCTGTCGTTGCCGCGAGGTCTGCGAGGACCTCTAGAACGTCAAGAGGGGAAACCGAGCCTCGATTGTGAAGGATGTATTCGTCGAACCCGTCAAAGATGATCCGGAATATGTCTGCTTTTAACGTGGACCGAAGGAAGAGATCCTCATGTCCATCGAGCCAACCTATGGCCGCACCAAAGTGCCTGAAGGAATGGGCAATCGTTTTTGGCAGGGAGCGTTGATCCTCTACCGATAAGCCCTGCCACTGGGACGAGTCGACCATGAGAGGAACTACGCCGTGATTGCCTGTTGCCAGTTGCGAGACTAAATAGGTACTCATGTAGGTCTTGCCCTGCCCCGGCTCGGCCAGCACGATCCCGAGCCTCCCCGAACTCTCGACTGTTGACGGATCGACGAGAAAAGATAGGACGGGATTAGGCAGCCGAACCTGGAAGCCGGAGGGCGTTTCAATCCGGGGATTGATGTAGTCGACCGGCCGGAGGCTCTTCAGTCTATTTAGGTATGTGTCGATTTCTTCCCTGATAAAGGAAAGAATGTAATCTTTGGTGGTCCACATCGACGCCGCGCGGTCACGGAGGCGCAATTCCTCGACATTGTTCTGAATAAGGCGCTGTAATGAAGGTGGATAGACAATGTGGACGGGCTCTTCTGCTTGGGTATCCCGAAGCCCCGCGCGGATATCCTCCAGTGTGGCAGAGGACTGGAAATAAAGTACTCTAAATGGATATTGGGAGGTGTGGACCAGATGGACTCCGGGGTACATTGCCCATCGCCCCTCCTTCGCCTTAGTAGGCTTCATCTCTAGCCGAGTGGTCCTGCTTTGATTCACTAGCTCTGCGACATCCCGAAAGTCAATTATTGGCATGGCTCTTCGCGTCCCAACAGAGTCTGATTGTTTAGCTGAATCAATCTTCTATTTAACACCAAAGTCGTCGTGATCTGCACGCCTGAATCCTCCGGAACGCGCGAGAAATTCCCATCTAGTACAAGGCACTGGCAGGAGCAGGCATCCGGGGCGCAGATCATCGCTGCGTGGAACAAGGTTGAGGCTGGACGTACGGTGAATTCCAATGAAGACGTTTAAAGAATCCTCGGTCTCTCCGTGACAGAGTTGCCGCGCCGAATCACAGGACTAGAATCTCTCCATGCTGACGCGATCTCCAAGCCGCTGTCAGCTTCGCAGGTACGCACGTACCATGAGCGGGAGTTTGCGTCGGAGCGGCAGAACTAGGCAGAACTATTGGAGCCGCGATCAGCAGGGGCATAGCGAGTGGCAGGGCTAGCTGGCCGAGCAGTGGGGTTTGTCAGGTCCGGTCGGCAATGAGCACTTCGCCCGTCTGACCGAAGGCCAGCATCCGCACACCGAAGCGCAGCTTGTTCGTCATCAGGTTTCCAAGACCTATGAGGGAAAATTCGGTAAGGAAGTAACCAGCGTGGAGCATCGCGCCGCTTGGGATGCGACGTTCTCCGCGCCGAAGTCGGTTTCACATACTGCCCTTGTCGGCGGCGACGAGCGCGTAAGAGAGGCGCATCGAGAGAGCGTCCGCGTGGCGCTTAACGAGTTGGAGAAGTACACGCAGGCCCGCATCGGCAACGTCCACGCGCCGGAGACGACCGGCAAATTTGTTGCAGCCACCTTTGAGCATGATACCGCCCGGCCTGTGGACGGCTACACCGCGCCGCAGCTCCATACTCATGCTGTGATCTTCAACGACAACGGACAGACGCGGGCCTTGCAGCCGCAAGAGCTATTCGCTTCGCAACGCTATGCCACCAGCCTTTACCGTTCTGAGTTGTCGATGCGGTTACGGGGGTTGGGTTACGAGTTGGAGCGCGGCAAGCATGGGCAGCCGGAGATCAAGGGCTATACGAAAGAGTATCTGGAGGCCAGCAGCCATAAAGCGCGGCGAATACGCGCGGGTCAAGAGCGTTGACGCTGACAAGAACCTGCTAACCGTGGTTCGGGCCGATGGCTCCGAGCTGACCTATGATCCTCGGCGGCAGCAAGGCGTCTCTGTCTATCGGGAGGAACCATGCAGCTTTGCCGTGGGCGACCGCATTCAGTTCACCGCGCCAGCGAATGACTTGAAAATTGCCAACCGCGAACTAGGAACCATCGAGAGTATCCATGATGGAAAACTGAGTCTGAAAATGGATGGAGGCCGCAATGTGCGATTCGATCCACGCATCCGCATCTCGATCACGGCTATGCGTTGACGAGCCATTCCAGCCAAGGCAGACCGCAGAGCGCGTATTGAATCACGTCGATACCGAGTTGGCCGCGAAAGATCTGCTCAACAGCCGCATGGCATATGTCGCCGTCTCGCGCGGAGTTGAAGACGCGCAGCTTTACACCAACGACCGCGCGAAACTGCCGGAAGCGTTAGGGCACGATGTGCACCACGAGAGCGCCCACACGCCAGCGATAAAGCCAGAGCAAGCCATCACGCCGCCACAGCCAGAAATCGCGCCGGTCATCGAATACGGCTTCGGCATGGGGCATAGCCTATAGCAGAATCCGATTGATCCGAGCCTTTTCATGCATGATGATGTCTTTTATCACGCCTCCAAATTGGGGACGGCAGTATGGTTGGTCGAGACGGACATAGTCACTGACACAGGGTCTTCCAAGCAAACTAAAATCGTCTGCTCAGAGTTGCGTCTCGCGCTCAAAATATGCAATATGCACAGAAATCGAGAAATTGCCTGCACAGTTCCTACATAGCCCAAAATAGCCTATTTATCTCTCGATAAATCAGAAGTTTCTGAAATCAATCTCACTTGCCCAGAATGACATGCTTGGCTGGTGCCGGGAGGGGGGGTCGAACCCCCATGACCGCAAGGGTCGGCGGATTTTGAGTCCGCTGCGTCTGCCAGTTCCGCCATCCCGGCCCTCAGAAAGGACCGCAGCCTAATCAGGCCGCCTTGTTCAGTATGACACAAGCCCGGGTCGCCTTGCGCCTCTCCGTCATGGATGCCCCTTAACCACCGGTACCGGCGGGACGAGGTCCTTCACCGGACGGTCATAGACACCCGTCAGGGCATTCCAGCGGATGAAGACCAGTTCCTCCAGCATTTTCAAACCATCTTTCAGATAACTGATCCGCGTCCGTTCGTCGTGCCCCCAGCTGACCGGGACTTCGCAAATCCTGTATCCGCGCTTGAGTGCGATAAAGAGGATCTCCGGGTCAAAGCCCCAGCGTTCAATCCGCTGCAACTGGAAAACCGTCTGCGCTGCCTGTCTGCGGAAGGCCTTGAAGCCGCACTGCGTATCCGCAAAAGGCAGGCCCATGATCAGCCGTGTGACCGCATTAAAACAACGGCCAAAAAAGCGCCGGTATAAGGGCTGTTGCACCGTCTGCCGGCCGCGCTCCAGCCAGCGTGACCCGATTGCAATGTCTGCCCCGTTGCGGACCGCTTCAAAGAGCCGCTCCGCCTCATCCATCGGAGCAGACAGGTCTGCATCCGTAAACATAACAATGTCTCCCGATGCATGAAGGATGCCATTACGCACACTAAATCCTTTGCCTCGGTTTCCGGGGTTCTGAATCAGCTTTACGATCGGGTCCTGGAGGGAAAAGGCCTTCACGATTGCCGCGGTATCATCCCGCGATCCATCATCGACAACGAGCACTTCGGCATTCCAGCCGTGCTTGTGCACACATGCAAGCACCTGGGTCAGGGCATTTCCGATTCGGGCACTTTCGTTATATGCCGGAATGACGATACTGTATTCGGGAACCACAGAAAATCGCGCAGCCTTCCTTCGTAATCATACTTCGGATTTACAGAGTTTTCATAGAAGACCGCACTTCTCTCATGGTTACGCAACCGTAAGCAGGGGCCATTGCCGGGCCTTATTTCACTCCGTTCTCGGGGTCCCACGAACCCTGCTCTTTCCGCACGTAAATCATCTGTCCAATATGGTATGCATGATGCGCGCTGATCTTCTCAATTGTGGGGGCCCACTCTGCCAGCTTCTGCTCATCGGCGGTCTCAATCGCCTTTTCCCACTCTGTCAGGACCTCATCCAGCCGATGCACGATCTCGTTCCATTTCTTACTGTCAAAGTCCTCGAAAGTCTCATCATTGTTTCCGCTGAATTTGGTCTGCGGTACACCCTTGAATTTCTCCAGACTGCGTGAGTCCCAGTAGACCAGGTGATACGCAAGCTGGCCTACGGAATGGTTTCCTTTGCCGTCCTTCCAGTTGGCCTGCTCAGCGGTCAGTCCGGCCACAGCAACATTGGCGGGTACAAACCATTCTTTTTTGTTGTGCGTTTCCTGCATCTGTTCGAGCAAGATACTACGCAAGGTCGACCGGGGAGCCGAGACAGACTGCGCAGATGCAACACTTGTCAGCAGCAGGACCGCTAAAAACAAGAGGGCATTTTTCATGCAGCTTTCACCTTGATTTTTTCTGGTTCCTTCTGGCGTAGGCTACTCCTGCTCGCACTCTGTTGTCAGCACCTTTTCAAGGAAACACACAGAAGTGGCTGCCCATCTTGTCCTCAAAGACCGGCAGCTATGCTGGCGCCGAAACCAGAAAGCGTGCGAAGACATCGTTGGAAAGCAGCCGCCCTCTCTGGGTCAGCCGCACGCACTCGCCTGATTTTTCCAGCAGACCTTCCTCGACCAGATCCTCGATGATGCAGAGACAGTCGGAAAGAGCTTCGGCACCGAACTCTGCTTTGAGCTTTCTTAAATCAACGCCCGCATTCAAGCGCAGGCCAAGAAACCACGCCTCTTCGAGCTCTTCCTGCCGTGTCAGCCGTTGGCGCTGCTCCCATCCGGGGGCCTTGAGATACTCTTCCAGGCCCTCATGGGCAGCAAAGCGGAGACACCCGCCATCTTCCGTCCGCAACATCGAATGTGCATCGACACCCAGACCCAAATATGGCTTTCGCAGCCAATATTTCTTGTTGTGCTCGGATTCGGCCCCGCAACGGGCAAAGTTGGAAATCTCGTATTGCTCCAGTCCTCGTCTCGCCAGCGTCTCAATGGCGGTCAGATACATGCCTGCAATTGCGTCGTCTGATGGAACCTCTGGAGCAGAATAACGTGCTCCGCCGTTCAACACTTCCCTTCCCAGGCGCGAATCGTCATCCACCTCAAGCATGTAAATGCTCGTGTGGTCTGCGCCTGTTTCCGCCAGCACATCCAGCGATTCCTGCCAAGAAGCCTGTGTCTGGTAGGGAAGCCCGGCAATCAGGTCCACATTCACACGCGACACGCCCTTTTGTCGCACGCGGCAAATGTCTTCCCATGCAATGGCCCGGGTATGCAGCCGACCAGCAGCTCTGGCCTCCTGGTCCATAAAGGACTGCACCCCAAAGCTGATGCGATTCACACCGCACTCCAGCATGGCGTCTAGTGTTTCCTCCGCCAACTGGCCCGGCGCGCACTCCACTGTGATCTCCGCATGACCCAAAACATTCCATTGCCGTCTGATCGCGCGGAACAGTTCCCTGAAATACTGCGGAGAAAGGAGGCTCGGCGTTCCGCCGCCCCAATAGATCGAGTCCACACTCTCTGCGGAAACAAACTGCTTTGCCGACAGCATGTCCTCACACAATCTCTGGACATAGCGCCCCATGAAGCTGGCCGGATAGACACCGGAGGCAAAATTGCAATAAGTGCACTTTGAGCGGCAAAAGGGGACGGAAAGATACAGGCCAATGGGGTCCATACGACCGTCTTTATTGTCTCATCCACGAACAAAAAAATGCAGCAGCACAAGGCGCCCATACATCACTATCTGGATAAGGACACGAAGGAGATGGCATGAAAGTTGAGCGGCGCACGGTCGACCTCTCACAGTATCCGGACCTGGTTGTCATCTATCTGGGAATGCGGGTCAACCGTCTAACCGGCATTAAGACCCTTTTCGGCTTCGGCCCGAAGATCTCTCAATCGGTGGCCGCCAGACCGGATGGATTGCTGCTGCATGAAAATTTCATCTTTTCGCTCTTTCCTCCCCATATCGGGATGCGTCAGTACTGGCGGAACATGGACTCGCTGCTGCAATGGTCCCGCTCTGAACCGCATCGCACCTGGTGGAAGAGCTTTCTCCGCAACTCTGGTGGCACGGGCTTTTGGCATGAAACCTATCTGATGAAGGGCGGCATGGAAGCCATCTATGACGATATCCGCGATCCCATAGGCTTTCTGCGTTTTGCTCCCATCACAGCCGCTCGGGGCGCAATGTTTGGAGCAGCCAACCGTGCCGCCCGAGAATATCCGGACGAGCCGGTAATCAGCGAAACCGAGCTGTATGGATGAGCAGGCGGCTGCACCAGGACCAGTCTTTATACAATAAAAAAAGCGCACCTATGGCCGAGCAGGAAAAGCCGAAACAATCTCAAATGCAGGAAGACGATGTCGTCGGCAAAGCCTATGACAGCCGGCTGATGCGGCGGCTCATCCGCTATCTTTATCCCTACAAATGGGCGGCTCTCACTTCGCTGGCCGCCGTGCTGATCAAGGCCGCCCTCGATGTGCTGGGACCGTATCTGACCAAGGTGGCCGTAGACCGCTATATGACGGCGCAGCCTCCGCCGAAGCAGTCCTGGCTGGCGCTCCATCTCAGCCCCCATGCCGTCACGGGAATCACACAACTGGCCACGCTCTATCTTGGCGCGCTAGTCATCAGCTACTTTCTTGAATTCGTGCAGACCTACCTGATGCAGTGGACGGGCCAGAAGGTCATGTTTGACATGCGCAGCCAGATCTTCCGGCACCTCCAGTACATGCATGTCGGCTTCTTTGACCGCAATCCTGTAGGGCGTCTGGTGACCCGTCTGACCAGCGACGTGGATGCCTTGAATGAAATGTTCACCTCCGGCGTCTTCGCCATCTTCGAGGACATCTTTGTGCTGGCCGGGATCGTCATCGTGATGCTGCGCATGAGCTGGTGGCTGGCCCTTCTGGCCTTCGCCGTGCTGCCGTTGATTCTGATTGTGACCCGCATCTTCCGCAAGCATGTGCGCGATTCCTACCGGCGCATCCGTACCGCCATTGCGAAAATCAACTCCTATACCCAGGAACACATCAGCGGAATGACCGTGGTCCAGCTCTTTAATCGGCAGAAACGGTCCTTCGAGCAATTTGAGAAGGTCAACCGCCAGCACATGGACGCTTTCAAAGACGCCATCCTGGCCTATGCGCTCTATTATCCGGCGGTCGAACTGCTCAGCACCATTGCCATCGCCATCGTCATCTGGCGCGGCGGCTATGGGGTGTTGCACGCTACAGTCTCCCTCGGCGTGCTGGTCGCCTTCATGCAGTACGCGCAGCGCTTTTTCCGTCCTATCCAGGACCTGAGCGAAAAGTACAACATTCTGCAGGCAGCGATGGCGGCCAGCGAGCGTATTTTTCGTCTGCTGGACACCCAGCCGGAAATCGTCCCTCCCGCTCATCCAAGAGAAGGCAATGGCTCTGGAAGCATCGAATTCCGCAATGTCTGGTTTACTTACCAGAAGCTGACAGACGAGCAGAAATCACGCATTGCAGGCGCCAGCAGCACCGAGCTTGCTGCGATGGAAGAGATCGAATGGGTCCTGCGCGGCGTCTCTTTTGTGATTGAGCCGGACCAGACGGCGGCCATCGTCGGCCATACCGGAGCGGGCAAGACGACCATCATCAGCCTGATGATGCGTTTTTATGACATCCAGCACGGCAGCATTCTGATTGATGGCCTCGATGTGCGCGAACACGACCTGAAGCGGCTACGCCAGCGCTTTGGCGTTGTGCTGCAGGACCCTTTCCTGTTTACCGGAACGATTGCGGAAAACATTCGTCTCGGCTCCCACTGGATCACTGACCAACGGCTGGAGGAGGCCGCCGATGAGGTCAATGTCCGCGACTTTATTCATTCACTGCCAGGTGGCTTTGCCGAACCTCTGCACGAACGAGGCAACGGTCTTTCCACTGGACAGAAACAGCTCATTAACTTTGCCCGCGCCCTTGCCCATGATCCCCGCATCCTGATTCTCGACGAAGCCACTTCCAGCGTAGATACCGATACGGAGATGCGCGTCCGCCTCGCCCTTGAACGCATGGTAGAAGGCCGCACCTCGGTCATTATCGCGCACCGTCTTTCCACCGTGCAGCGCGCCGATGTGATTCTCGTGATGCACAAAGGCAGTTTGCGCGAGATGGGCACACATCAGGAACTGTTGTCCCAACGCGGACTCTACTGGAAACTTTACCAGCTTCAGTACAAAGACCAGGAGCTGCCCGAGCCCGTGCCTGCGCTGCCTTCCGGCCTTGCCGTGGGAACAGATTAGCTAAGGTATATTGAATGTATGAATGTGGTGGACGATGTTCGCAAGGGGCTGCAGGACTCCCTCGCACCGGAACTGCGCGCAATTTTCGTCCGTCCGGATGCAGCAGAATCGTGTCCGGGGCACCGCTAACCTACCAGGGGCATTTTTCTTGCGGACAATCCGGCAAATCGAACCCTCTGCCCCATGAACAACGGTCCTAAAATCTTTGTCTCCACCGGAGAGGCCAGTGGCGAGAACTACGCCGCGCAGTTGATTCCCGCCATTCGCCGTCTCGCTCCTCAGGCCACTTTCTTTGGCCTGGGCGGCCAGCGCATGGAGGCGCTCGGCTTTCGCCGGATTGTCCGCGCCGAAGATGTCGCTGTGATGGGCATTACCGAGATCATCCGGCACATTCCCCGCATCTATTCTGAATACCGAAGGCTCCGGGCCAGCATTGCCGCCGAGCGGCCGGACGCCGCCATCCTGATTGATTTTCCCGATGTCAATCTTTCGCTGGCACGGACGCTTCATCGGCTCCGGGTCCCGGTGATCTACTTTGTCAGCCCTCAGCTCTGGGCCTGGAAGAAATACCGCATCCGAAAGGTACAACGCTATGTAGACCAGATGCTGGTCATCTTCCCGTTCGAGGAAGGCTTCTACAGACAGCACGGCGTGGAGGCGCGGTTTGTAGGTCATCCATTGGCCGAGGTCCCCCTGCCTTCCATCCCACGAAACAGCTTTGCTGCCCAACAGGGACTCGACCCGTCCAAACACTGGATAGGACTGCTCCCGGGCAGTCGTTTCAAGGAGATCCGTCTCAACCTCCCGGAGATGCTCAAGGCCGCGCGACAGCTCGATGGCACCTATGAATTTCTGCTGCCGCTTGCTCCCACCCTCACTGCGGAGCAGATTGCGCACGTGCGCTCCATGCTTCCGAAAAAGTCCCCTCGCATCACCGTGGTGGACGATGCCCGGGCCGTCCTGTACCATTCGCGCGCCAGCATGGTGGCCAGCGGAACAGCCACGGTCGAGGCGGCCCTGATTGGCAATCCGTTCATTGTGGTCTACCGCGTCTCCGGATTGACGTATGCTGTTGCCAAGCGGGTCGTGAAGGTCCCGCACGTGGCCATGGTCAATCTGATTGCCGGACGCGAAGTGGTCCCCGAGCTCATCCAGGACAACTTTTCTGCTACGAATGCCGTCTCCCATCTGCGGCCTTTGCTTGAAGATGAGAAGGCACGGGACCGGATGAAACAGGAGCTTGCCTGTGTGGCGGCTGCGCTGCACACAGAAAAAAGCCCGATTGAGCAAGTGGCGCGCATCACAATAGAGTTGGCGAGTTCAGCACGATGAAGATACCGATATCGGATTACTGCCGCGACCT from Pseudacidobacterium ailaaui includes these protein-coding regions:
- a CDS encoding NACHT domain-containing protein, which produces MPIIDFRDVAELVNQSRTTRLEMKPTKAKEGRWAMYPGVHLVHTSQYPFRVLYFQSSATLEDIRAGLRDTQAEEPVHIVYPPSLQRLIQNNVEELRLRDRAASMWTTKDYILSFIREEIDTYLNRLKSLRPVDYINPRIETPSGFQVRLPNPVLSFLVDPSTVESSGRLGIVLAEPGQGKTYMSTYLVSQLATGNHGVVPLMVDSSQWQGLSVEDQRSLPKTIAHSFRHFGAAIGWLDGHEDLFLRSTLKADIFRIIFDGFDEYILHNRGSVSPLDVLEVLADLAATTGTRIVITSRTSFWHSNLPLAEVEDFVRERGAFVFSILPFNRENAKNYFDQRIAEETQCEKALQIYDVLRQSDNDLIGRGFVLSLIADLAMHGGSSPHPGYDSARAMLWLLEALCQREEVRQDLPFTAKEQLEVLRQFACEIALGIEPTTELLSLILSYVKPALSSALMKGTIDKLVSHPLLSRERASESWSFRQMQIWTLLLADYIVHLPGSNIRDFVAKVHLSPGAMQDVAEMIVQLAEVEAASQIPLDRLGLLISAMSERGGLVGRIWGEGSRLAGLIVLGAVDRTVRAGSPRTERTELLRKLGGGATIFGITFTGVIAHYDFSGTEFRNCRFERVTWVNCKFTAQSAFVQCEFIGGNAQNQCEGMGSARLENCSLDPDADTMFSVVKTREGKKRYSAEDLRRDISSVIDKFVIKGGLGLKSVAERHLTRGTIATSRHRDDVISALKSKIFEEHEISGVGSGYHIRENAVEAVKFYAANNVFTGPLRTAYEALERKITEHE
- the mobF gene encoding MobF family relaxase, translating into MSGPVGNEHFARLTEGQHPHTEAQLVRHQVSKTYEGKFGKEVTSVEHRAAWDATFSAPKSVSHTALVGGDERVREAHRESVRVALNELEKYTQARIGNVHAPETTGKFVAATFEHDTARPVDGYTAPQLHTHAVIFNDNGQTRALQPQELFASQRYATSLYRSELSMRLRGLGYELERGKHGQPEIKGYTKEYLEASSHKARRIRAGQER
- a CDS encoding dolichyl-phosphate beta-glucosyltransferase, producing the protein MVPEYSIVIPAYNESARIGNALTQVLACVHKHGWNAEVLVVDDGSRDDTAAIVKAFSLQDPIVKLIQNPGNRGKGFSVRNGILHASGDIVMFTDADLSAPMDEAERLFEAVRNGADIAIGSRWLERGRQTVQQPLYRRFFGRCFNAVTRLIMGLPFADTQCGFKAFRRQAAQTVFQLQRIERWGFDPEILFIALKRGYRICEVPVSWGHDERTRISYLKDGLKMLEELVFIRWNALTGVYDRPVKDLVPPVPVVKGHP
- a CDS encoding DinB family protein, producing MKNALLFLAVLLLTSVASAQSVSAPRSTLRSILLEQMQETHNKKEWFVPANVAVAGLTAEQANWKDGKGNHSVGQLAYHLVYWDSRSLEKFKGVPQTKFSGNNDETFEDFDSKKWNEIVHRLDEVLTEWEKAIETADEQKLAEWAPTIEKISAHHAYHIGQMIYVRKEQGSWDPENGVK
- the hemW gene encoding radical SAM family heme chaperone HemW is translated as MDPIGLYLSVPFCRSKCTYCNFASGVYPASFMGRYVQRLCEDMLSAKQFVSAESVDSIYWGGGTPSLLSPQYFRELFRAIRRQWNVLGHAEITVECAPGQLAEETLDAMLECGVNRISFGVQSFMDQEARAAGRLHTRAIAWEDICRVRQKGVSRVNVDLIAGLPYQTQASWQESLDVLAETGADHTSIYMLEVDDDSRLGREVLNGGARYSAPEVPSDDAIAGMYLTAIETLARRGLEQYEISNFARCGAESEHNKKYWLRKPYLGLGVDAHSMLRTEDGGCLRFAAHEGLEEYLKAPGWEQRQRLTRQEELEEAWFLGLRLNAGVDLRKLKAEFGAEALSDCLCIIEDLVEEGLLEKSGECVRLTQRGRLLSNDVFARFLVSAPA
- a CDS encoding monooxygenase family protein, with protein sequence MKVERRTVDLSQYPDLVVIYLGMRVNRLTGIKTLFGFGPKISQSVAARPDGLLLHENFIFSLFPPHIGMRQYWRNMDSLLQWSRSEPHRTWWKSFLRNSGGTGFWHETYLMKGGMEAIYDDIRDPIGFLRFAPITAARGAMFGAANRAAREYPDEPVISETELYG
- a CDS encoding ABC transporter ATP-binding protein, which produces MAEQEKPKQSQMQEDDVVGKAYDSRLMRRLIRYLYPYKWAALTSLAAVLIKAALDVLGPYLTKVAVDRYMTAQPPPKQSWLALHLSPHAVTGITQLATLYLGALVISYFLEFVQTYLMQWTGQKVMFDMRSQIFRHLQYMHVGFFDRNPVGRLVTRLTSDVDALNEMFTSGVFAIFEDIFVLAGIVIVMLRMSWWLALLAFAVLPLILIVTRIFRKHVRDSYRRIRTAIAKINSYTQEHISGMTVVQLFNRQKRSFEQFEKVNRQHMDAFKDAILAYALYYPAVELLSTIAIAIVIWRGGYGVLHATVSLGVLVAFMQYAQRFFRPIQDLSEKYNILQAAMAASERIFRLLDTQPEIVPPAHPREGNGSGSIEFRNVWFTYQKLTDEQKSRIAGASSTELAAMEEIEWVLRGVSFVIEPDQTAAIVGHTGAGKTTIISLMMRFYDIQHGSILIDGLDVREHDLKRLRQRFGVVLQDPFLFTGTIAENIRLGSHWITDQRLEEAADEVNVRDFIHSLPGGFAEPLHERGNGLSTGQKQLINFARALAHDPRILILDEATSSVDTDTEMRVRLALERMVEGRTSVIIAHRLSTVQRADVILVMHKGSLREMGTHQELLSQRGLYWKLYQLQYKDQELPEPVPALPSGLAVGTD
- the lpxB gene encoding lipid-A-disaccharide synthase; translation: MNNGPKIFVSTGEASGENYAAQLIPAIRRLAPQATFFGLGGQRMEALGFRRIVRAEDVAVMGITEIIRHIPRIYSEYRRLRASIAAERPDAAILIDFPDVNLSLARTLHRLRVPVIYFVSPQLWAWKKYRIRKVQRYVDQMLVIFPFEEGFYRQHGVEARFVGHPLAEVPLPSIPRNSFAAQQGLDPSKHWIGLLPGSRFKEIRLNLPEMLKAARQLDGTYEFLLPLAPTLTAEQIAHVRSMLPKKSPRITVVDDARAVLYHSRASMVASGTATVEAALIGNPFIVVYRVSGLTYAVAKRVVKVPHVAMVNLIAGREVVPELIQDNFSATNAVSHLRPLLEDEKARDRMKQELACVAAALHTEKSPIEQVARITIELASSAR